A genomic stretch from Spongiibacter nanhainus includes:
- a CDS encoding DUF481 domain-containing protein has product MRNALLLSSALLAANFAQAADPAPLWKGDIEFGFYQTEGNTDESSLLGKFAGKRSSGLWTYDIVADGKNSETEGVRSAERYFLSNRLAYDVSEFNYTFGYVSVDKDRFSGYRYQGTVSGGYGRRILKNDTVTWDAEFGPGLRVSELENPGPDDEDGKVEEAIIRLSTELVAQVSDNASFSQLISSEAGDENTVTKSVSALKTKIVGGFGLKISYTIEYNETVPNDTVHMDRQTAVTLVYSF; this is encoded by the coding sequence ATGAGAAACGCACTTCTACTTTCAAGCGCCCTGCTTGCCGCCAATTTCGCTCAAGCCGCCGACCCGGCCCCGCTGTGGAAGGGCGATATCGAATTTGGGTTTTACCAAACCGAAGGCAATACTGACGAAAGCAGCCTGCTGGGTAAATTTGCCGGCAAACGCAGTAGTGGCCTGTGGACCTATGACATTGTCGCCGATGGCAAAAACAGCGAGACCGAAGGCGTACGCTCCGCTGAACGCTACTTCCTCTCCAACCGCCTGGCCTACGATGTCAGTGAATTCAACTACACCTTTGGTTACGTCTCTGTGGACAAGGACCGCTTCAGCGGTTATCGCTACCAGGGCACAGTGTCCGGCGGTTACGGTCGCCGCATTCTGAAGAACGACACGGTAACCTGGGACGCAGAATTCGGTCCCGGTCTGCGAGTCAGTGAACTGGAGAACCCCGGCCCCGACGACGAGGATGGCAAAGTGGAAGAGGCCATTATCCGTCTGTCCACCGAACTGGTGGCGCAGGTCTCCGATAACGCCTCCTTCAGCCAGTTGATCTCCTCTGAGGCTGGCGACGAAAACACCGTGACCAAGTCTGTATCAGCACTGAAGACCAAAATCGTCGGCGGTTTCGGCCTAAAAATCAGCTACACCATCGAATACAACGAGACCGTGCCCAACGACACCGTCCATATGGATCGGCAAACCGCGGTCACCCTGGTCTACAGCTTCTGA
- the gtfA gene encoding sucrose phosphorylase — protein MALRNAVQLICYPNRIGDNLADLYQVLDQHFADAIGGVHILPFFPSNADSGFSPLTHKEVDPAYGDWADIERIAERFDLCCDLTVNHISDESEEFKDFIERGFDSLYADLFVDVDKLGEITPDDMAKIHIRKEKEPFREVAFANGGHARVWCTFTEHQIDLNWNSPLTYQLMENYIGYLTQRGVKLFRLDAFGYTTKRIGTSCFLVEPDVYRNLDWINGVAQLHGAETLPEVHDHSSYQYAISRRNMHPYGFALPPLLLYSLLDANSTYLKHWLRMCPRNMVTVLDTHDGICIPDVEGVLPDEKIRALIDNISARSADPILRRSAANVHSVGAIYQLTCTFYDALMQNDDAYIAARAIQFFTPGIPQVYYVGLLAGCNDNELMEETGELRDINRHFYSLDEVDEAVQQPVVKRLLKLMRFRSQYPGFDGHFELHYSNNSSVRMGWRHGEHYCEVFVDLNFNTVAIDYLDADTLKPCHMQC, from the coding sequence ATGGCTCTGCGTAACGCCGTCCAGCTTATCTGTTACCCCAACCGCATCGGCGACAACCTCGCCGATCTGTACCAGGTCCTGGACCAGCATTTCGCCGACGCCATTGGCGGCGTTCATATTCTGCCCTTCTTCCCCTCCAACGCCGACAGCGGGTTTTCGCCCCTCACCCATAAAGAGGTCGACCCCGCCTATGGCGACTGGGCGGATATCGAGCGTATTGCCGAGCGTTTTGACCTGTGCTGCGACCTCACCGTAAACCACATCTCTGACGAATCGGAGGAGTTCAAAGATTTCATCGAACGCGGCTTTGACTCCCTCTACGCCGACCTGTTTGTCGACGTGGACAAATTGGGGGAAATTACTCCCGACGACATGGCCAAAATCCATATCCGTAAGGAGAAGGAGCCATTCCGGGAGGTAGCCTTTGCCAACGGTGGCCACGCCAGGGTCTGGTGCACCTTTACCGAGCACCAGATCGACCTAAATTGGAACTCCCCTCTCACCTACCAGTTGATGGAAAACTACATCGGCTATCTCACCCAACGGGGGGTTAAGCTGTTTCGCCTGGACGCCTTTGGCTACACCACCAAACGCATTGGCACCAGCTGCTTTCTGGTGGAACCGGACGTGTATCGCAACCTCGACTGGATCAATGGCGTCGCTCAGCTCCACGGTGCCGAAACCCTGCCTGAAGTCCACGACCACAGCAGCTACCAGTACGCCATTAGCCGCCGCAACATGCATCCCTACGGCTTTGCCCTACCACCATTGCTGCTTTACTCCCTGTTGGATGCCAACAGTACCTATCTCAAGCACTGGCTGAGAATGTGCCCCCGCAACATGGTTACCGTGCTGGATACCCACGACGGCATCTGTATCCCCGACGTAGAGGGCGTCTTGCCGGACGAAAAAATCCGCGCGCTGATTGACAATATCTCGGCCCGCAGCGCCGATCCGATTCTGCGGCGCAGTGCCGCCAACGTGCACAGTGTTGGGGCGATTTATCAATTAACCTGCACTTTTTATGACGCCTTGATGCAGAACGACGATGCCTATATCGCCGCCCGGGCCATTCAGTTCTTCACCCCCGGCATACCCCAGGTCTACTACGTGGGCTTGCTGGCCGGCTGTAACGACAACGAACTGATGGAAGAAACCGGCGAGCTAAGGGACATCAACCGCCATTTTTACTCCCTGGACGAAGTGGACGAGGCGGTGCAACAACCGGTGGTCAAGCGCCTGCTGAAATTGATGCGTTTCCGGAGCCAGTACCCCGGTTTTGACGGGCACTTTGAGTTGCACTACTCCAATAACTCCAGCGTGCGGATGGGTTGGCGCCATGGCGAGCACTACTGCGAAGTGTTTGTGGACTTGAACTTCAATACCGTAGCCATCGACTACCTCGATGCCGATACCCTAAAACCCTGCCATATGCAGTGCTAG
- a CDS encoding acyl-CoA desaturase produces the protein MDPQQQPASSQQRAPDSEAKPPLLWLQTILFSSTLLIAAIGVPWYGITHGFTWLGWLGFAVVLVANGMSITAGYHRLWAHNTYKAHWSLRLFFALFGAAATQNSILIWASGHRRHHRHVDDVEQDPYSAKRGLWFSHIGWMLRDYPASADDFSNARDLQRDPIVMWQHRHYLPLVLLMNIAPALALGLATGNLAEHLLLAGVLRLVVSHHTTFFINSLAHFWGRRPYTDENTARDNDLLALFTYGEGYHNYHHIFQNDYRNGVRWWQYDPTKWLIKSASWLGLTWDLKKVPDFKIQRAVVSMHFKRAEQKLRNRKGDPDASKLQEFLEQEYQQFRQHLQDWNAISQGWMETKKARLAAQKEALQHNLAEQYDHLHEAWEHTRLRSRLKELEYALKMQRKRLEALTLQMA, from the coding sequence ATGGATCCACAGCAGCAACCCGCAAGTTCCCAGCAACGCGCCCCCGATAGTGAGGCCAAACCGCCACTGTTGTGGCTCCAAACTATACTCTTCTCCAGTACCCTGCTGATCGCCGCCATTGGCGTGCCCTGGTACGGTATTACCCACGGTTTCACCTGGTTGGGCTGGCTGGGTTTTGCCGTGGTACTGGTCGCCAACGGCATGTCCATTACCGCCGGCTATCACCGTCTGTGGGCCCACAACACCTACAAAGCCCACTGGAGCTTGCGTCTATTCTTCGCACTGTTTGGCGCCGCAGCCACCCAAAACAGTATTCTTATCTGGGCCTCAGGCCACCGCCGCCACCACCGCCACGTAGACGATGTTGAGCAGGACCCCTACTCAGCAAAACGCGGTTTGTGGTTCTCCCACATTGGCTGGATGCTGCGGGACTACCCTGCCAGTGCTGACGATTTTTCCAACGCCAGAGATTTGCAGCGCGACCCCATCGTGATGTGGCAACACCGCCACTACCTGCCGCTGGTGTTGCTGATGAACATCGCCCCGGCGCTGGCCCTGGGCCTGGCGACGGGCAACCTGGCAGAGCATTTGCTGCTGGCCGGCGTACTTCGCTTGGTGGTCAGTCACCACACCACGTTCTTTATCAATTCCCTGGCGCATTTCTGGGGTCGCCGCCCATATACCGACGAAAACACTGCCCGGGACAATGATCTACTGGCCTTGTTCACCTACGGTGAGGGCTACCATAACTACCACCATATCTTTCAGAACGACTACCGCAACGGTGTTCGCTGGTGGCAGTACGACCCCACCAAGTGGTTGATAAAATCGGCGTCCTGGCTGGGACTGACCTGGGATCTGAAAAAAGTGCCGGATTTTAAAATCCAGCGGGCCGTGGTCAGCATGCATTTCAAACGGGCCGAACAAAAGCTGCGCAACCGCAAGGGCGACCCCGATGCCTCCAAGCTGCAGGAATTTTTGGAGCAGGAGTACCAGCAATTCCGCCAACACCTGCAAGACTGGAACGCCATCAGTCAGGGTTGGATGGAGACCAAAAAAGCACGCCTTGCGGCGCAAAAAGAAGCGCTGCAGCACAATCTGGCCGAGCAATACGACCACTTGCACGAAGCCTGGGAGCATACCCGCCTTCGCAGTCGCCTCAAGGAGCTGGAATACGCGCTGAAAATGCAGCGCAAGCGCTTGGAGGCACTGACACTACAAATGGCATAA
- a CDS encoding GDYXXLXY domain-containing protein, translating into MRSLLVLIVALGQVALLSYMVWQRETLLRQGETLYMQTAPVDPRDPLRGDYVRLSYPANTVARSDYRGPLPRQALQRGQQVYAVIKPTTENLYRLDYLLSEPPSQGMFLKGRVLSLPGNGAIRVKYGIEQYFVEQGAGLEIESIRGGREGFQRPMEVELAVGQDGSALIRGYRWSPLALAMTLLEPEPNDDALPGLDAPRRGPQSPTVRLRLRNVSKSPVALVDNVDHCGFTLQPLGDSDRKIQRVDKRCSGYQYGPQDRIDLAPVEEYAIDIDLAKRRWFVSAEGKDGDLVGDIAAVAPGERFRLVYRSPATDSAPAQVWQGELQTPAFTVWGWVD; encoded by the coding sequence ATGCGTAGTCTGTTGGTCTTGATCGTGGCCCTTGGGCAAGTGGCGTTATTGTCCTACATGGTCTGGCAGCGGGAGACTCTGCTCCGCCAGGGCGAGACGCTGTATATGCAGACTGCTCCTGTCGACCCTCGCGACCCGCTCAGAGGCGACTACGTTCGCTTGAGTTATCCGGCGAATACCGTAGCGCGAAGTGACTACCGGGGGCCGCTTCCCCGGCAGGCATTGCAGCGTGGGCAGCAGGTCTACGCGGTAATCAAGCCCACTACCGAAAACCTCTACCGGCTGGATTACCTGCTCAGCGAACCGCCCAGTCAGGGCATGTTTTTGAAGGGGCGGGTGCTGAGCTTGCCCGGCAACGGCGCGATTCGGGTCAAATATGGCATTGAACAGTACTTTGTCGAACAGGGGGCGGGGCTCGAGATTGAATCCATCCGCGGCGGCCGAGAGGGGTTTCAGCGGCCTATGGAGGTCGAGTTGGCCGTGGGCCAGGACGGCAGTGCCCTTATCCGGGGCTATCGTTGGAGCCCCCTGGCGTTGGCGATGACGCTGTTGGAACCTGAGCCCAATGACGATGCCTTGCCGGGTCTGGACGCGCCCCGTCGAGGCCCCCAGAGTCCCACTGTGCGTTTGCGGCTGCGCAATGTCTCAAAAAGCCCTGTGGCGCTGGTAGACAATGTCGATCATTGCGGCTTTACGTTGCAGCCGTTGGGGGATTCAGACCGTAAGATACAACGGGTCGATAAACGTTGCAGCGGCTATCAGTATGGACCGCAAGACCGTATTGATCTGGCCCCGGTTGAGGAGTATGCCATCGATATCGATCTGGCCAAGCGTCGCTGGTTTGTCAGCGCAGAAGGAAAAGACGGAGATCTCGTTGGCGATATCGCGGCAGTGGCGCCGGGGGAGCGCTTCCGCCTGGTTTACCGCTCCCCCGCGACAGACTCGGCTCCAGCCCAGGTTTGGCAAGGCGAGCTGCAGACCCCGGCATTCACTGTGTGGGGCTGGGTAGATTGA
- a CDS encoding DUF2157 domain-containing protein, translating to MPDSKLWMRSEIAQWLREGLISDEQAERLLARYPDTPAVEPGDGNWGKAIFAAIGALLIGAGVILVFAYNWSAMSRYSKLSVILGALLLAHLAGWIWRRRDQGSRLGESLHVLGTMLFGAGIWLIAQIYHIDAHYPDGFWLWGLGALAMAWALPSVLHGLLATALLLVWTVMESADFGRAVLWGGALIAVAILPLAYRLRSPSLLSLALLVLPAALGLDIWRLEDSALYLSVALLAASYLLLAPWLSQGPWPLSGNVCYRTGLLYWVLILFVGSFISDLEQLGFDGGPAAVYVAVLSVFCLGALLLRLFSPRSRPGTGLAWLEVGVVTLPLLAIALSVLVEATDPLLQLVCNVAILAISLALIYSGTESVRGQRVVVGCGILTALAVARFGDLFTSLLSRAGVFLLLGAALFVVGLRFSRQQTRRKLEKPNA from the coding sequence ATGCCCGATAGCAAGCTGTGGATGCGGAGCGAGATTGCTCAATGGCTGCGCGAAGGCCTGATTTCGGATGAACAGGCAGAGCGGCTTCTGGCCCGCTACCCAGACACCCCTGCAGTGGAGCCTGGGGACGGTAACTGGGGCAAGGCGATTTTTGCCGCCATCGGCGCGCTGCTGATCGGCGCCGGCGTTATCCTGGTGTTTGCCTACAACTGGTCGGCCATGTCCCGTTACAGCAAGTTGTCGGTCATTTTGGGTGCCCTGCTATTGGCCCACTTGGCGGGCTGGATTTGGCGCCGGCGAGATCAGGGAAGCAGACTTGGCGAGAGCCTGCATGTGCTGGGCACCATGTTGTTTGGCGCGGGCATCTGGCTAATCGCTCAGATTTACCATATTGATGCCCACTATCCCGATGGCTTCTGGCTCTGGGGCCTGGGTGCACTGGCTATGGCCTGGGCGCTACCGTCAGTGCTCCACGGGCTGTTGGCGACAGCATTACTGTTAGTTTGGACGGTGATGGAGAGCGCGGATTTCGGTCGCGCTGTACTGTGGGGTGGCGCTCTTATTGCCGTGGCCATTTTGCCCCTGGCCTACCGCTTGCGTTCACCCTCGTTGCTCAGCCTGGCCTTGCTGGTATTACCGGCGGCACTGGGGCTGGATATTTGGCGCCTGGAAGACAGCGCGCTGTATCTCAGCGTTGCCTTGCTGGCTGCCAGCTATCTGCTGCTTGCTCCCTGGTTGTCCCAGGGGCCTTGGCCCCTGAGTGGGAATGTCTGCTATCGCACCGGCTTGCTCTATTGGGTACTGATCCTTTTTGTGGGCAGCTTTATTAGTGATTTAGAGCAGCTGGGTTTCGACGGCGGCCCTGCTGCAGTTTATGTCGCGGTATTGAGTGTGTTTTGCTTGGGCGCATTGCTGTTGCGTTTGTTCTCTCCCCGCAGTCGACCCGGTACTGGGCTGGCCTGGCTGGAAGTGGGAGTGGTAACACTGCCACTGCTAGCCATAGCCCTCAGTGTGCTGGTAGAGGCCACCGACCCCTTGCTGCAGCTCGTCTGCAACGTGGCTATTTTGGCCATCTCACTGGCACTGATTTATTCGGGAACCGAGAGCGTCAGAGGGCAGCGGGTGGTGGTGGGCTGCGGCATTCTCACTGCACTGGCAGTAGCCCGGTTTGGCGATTTGTTTACCAGCTTATTGAGTCGCGCAGGGGTATTTTTGCTGTTGGGGGCCGCGTTGTTTGTGGTGGGGCTCCGCTTCAGTCGTCAGCAAACTCGCCGCAAACTGGAGAAGCCCAATGCGTAG
- a CDS encoding cation:proton antiporter family protein, whose protein sequence is MVEPLLVVMAFLVGTGFSRLGMPPLLGFLLTGFFAGALSLGDRGTIQSLADLGVTLLLFTIGLKLNLRQLMAPQIWAPAFLHALIVVPLTTAMILALPWLVGIAEVELQVAATLAFALSFSSTVFAIKIFDQRGEGASLHARITVGILIVQDLMAVAYLVISAGHPPSIWALGLLGLPLLRPLLTMLMRQAGHGELLVLFGLATALGSAWLFESLHLKAGLGALLFGVLLAGDEKSAELYKSLISLKDLFLTAFFLSIGYYGLPSGQMVLVAVILSALIFLRPIIYFFLLALLRLRARTALLSGLALFNYSEFGLIVAALAVQAGLLPATWLTTLAVAMALSLFIAVPFNTHIHELYSRLASRLHRFERSRLVYEERPVSLGESEVVIFGMGRVGSGAYEYLQNHFPDRVIGVEEDTTKAAALTADGIACVHGDATDRDFLARVAMHQRKLVLVSLTNHAENVEVVRLLHGLGFSGTIAVVARFPDQQKELNDLGCIAFNLYAEAGHGFAERVMEELRPA, encoded by the coding sequence ATGGTTGAACCACTGCTGGTGGTTATGGCGTTTTTGGTGGGTACCGGTTTCTCCCGATTGGGAATGCCGCCACTGCTGGGTTTTCTGTTAACCGGTTTTTTTGCTGGCGCGCTATCCCTGGGAGACAGGGGGACCATTCAGTCTTTGGCGGACCTCGGGGTCACCCTGCTGCTGTTTACCATAGGCCTCAAACTCAACCTACGACAACTGATGGCGCCGCAAATCTGGGCGCCGGCCTTTCTGCACGCGCTGATTGTGGTGCCCCTGACAACGGCGATGATTCTCGCTCTGCCCTGGCTGGTGGGGATCGCCGAGGTGGAGTTGCAGGTGGCGGCGACTCTGGCATTCGCGTTGTCCTTCTCAAGCACAGTGTTTGCCATCAAAATATTTGATCAGCGCGGGGAGGGGGCATCACTGCACGCCCGCATCACTGTTGGCATCCTAATCGTGCAGGATCTGATGGCGGTGGCCTACCTGGTTATTTCCGCCGGCCACCCCCCCTCTATATGGGCTCTGGGCCTGTTGGGCCTGCCCCTGCTACGGCCGCTGCTGACGATGTTGATGCGACAAGCTGGCCACGGTGAACTGCTGGTGTTGTTCGGTCTCGCCACTGCACTTGGCAGTGCCTGGCTGTTTGAGAGCCTGCATTTAAAAGCCGGGCTTGGCGCGCTGCTGTTTGGGGTCTTGCTGGCTGGCGATGAAAAAAGCGCGGAGCTTTATAAGAGCCTGATTAGCCTCAAAGATTTGTTTCTCACCGCCTTCTTCCTCAGTATTGGCTACTACGGTTTGCCCAGTGGTCAAATGGTCCTTGTGGCGGTGATATTGTCGGCGCTGATTTTCTTGCGCCCCATCATCTATTTTTTCCTACTGGCGCTGCTGAGGCTGCGGGCGCGAACGGCGCTGCTGTCCGGGCTGGCGCTGTTTAACTACAGCGAATTTGGGCTTATTGTGGCGGCCCTGGCGGTACAGGCTGGCCTGTTGCCGGCTACTTGGTTGACCACCCTGGCGGTGGCCATGGCGCTATCCTTGTTTATCGCAGTGCCTTTCAATACCCACATTCACGAGCTCTACAGTCGCCTCGCCAGCCGGCTTCACCGCTTCGAGCGTTCCAGGCTGGTGTATGAGGAGCGCCCTGTCAGCCTTGGAGAATCTGAGGTGGTGATATTTGGGATGGGGCGGGTTGGCTCAGGCGCCTACGAGTATCTTCAGAATCATTTTCCGGACCGGGTCATCGGGGTAGAAGAGGATACGACCAAGGCCGCGGCATTGACTGCAGACGGTATTGCCTGTGTACACGGCGACGCCACAGACCGTGATTTTCTCGCCCGGGTTGCCATGCACCAGCGCAAATTGGTACTGGTCAGCCTCACCAATCACGCTGAGAATGTGGAGGTGGTGCGCCTGCTGCACGGCCTGGGTTTTTCCGGCACTATCGCCGTGGTGGCCCGTTTCCCAGATCAGCAGAAGGAGCTGAATGACCTGGGCTGCATTGCTTTTAATCTGTATGCGGAAGCCGGTCACGGTTTCGCAGAGCGTGTCATGGAAGAATTGCGGCCTGCCTAA
- a CDS encoding FAD-dependent oxidoreductase, which produces MNSSNKTSPSHPRLSSDINHWDIDTDVAIIGFGGAGACAAIEAADAGAKVDLFELASASGGSTALSSAEIYMGGNGGTAVQQACGYSDDTENMLSYLRACFGNQADEAKLRSYCENSLNHYQWLTGLGVPFKMSELKERAIMALTDDCLLYTGNEKAYPFPEAAQPIPRGHNLEIEGDNGGPLLMKILTEAVADRGVNVHYESRALTLIIDDNQEVVGVVVRVDQEEINVRARRGVILCAGGFCMNEEMVRKYAPTFDCGLTPIGNPGDTGSGILMGQGVGAATVNMHECFVSLPYYPPSSLTYGILINDKGQRFINEDCYHGRVGYNTLLEQRNSKRIYLVTDVAGYGDYEKMSYLGAQVAGTGDTIEELEGELELPAGSLDYTLSSYNRHAAEGQDPSYHKSAEWLRPIEAPYVALDCTLGRGPFYPFFTLGGLDSLPTGEVLNTGGEVIAGLYAAGRTTAGIPRTASGYASGMSVGDATYFGRLAGQTAAKRDC; this is translated from the coding sequence ATGAACTCGTCAAACAAAACGTCCCCCAGCCACCCTCGCCTTAGTAGTGACATCAATCACTGGGATATCGATACCGACGTCGCCATCATCGGCTTTGGCGGCGCAGGTGCCTGCGCCGCCATTGAAGCCGCCGACGCCGGCGCCAAAGTCGATTTGTTTGAACTGGCCAGCGCCAGCGGTGGCTCCACCGCGCTGTCCAGCGCCGAAATATATATGGGCGGCAACGGCGGCACCGCCGTCCAGCAGGCCTGTGGTTACAGCGATGATACTGAAAATATGCTCAGCTATCTGCGCGCCTGTTTTGGCAACCAGGCCGACGAGGCCAAGCTGCGCAGCTACTGCGAGAACAGCCTCAACCACTATCAGTGGTTAACCGGGCTGGGTGTGCCATTTAAGATGAGCGAGCTCAAAGAGCGCGCCATTATGGCCCTCACCGATGACTGCCTGCTGTACACCGGCAACGAAAAAGCCTATCCCTTTCCCGAGGCCGCGCAGCCCATTCCCCGGGGCCACAACCTGGAGATAGAGGGCGACAATGGCGGCCCACTGCTGATGAAAATCCTTACCGAAGCCGTCGCGGACCGGGGCGTCAATGTGCATTACGAGAGCCGCGCCCTGACACTGATTATCGATGACAACCAGGAGGTGGTCGGTGTGGTGGTGCGAGTGGACCAGGAGGAGATTAACGTCCGCGCCCGCCGCGGCGTTATTCTGTGTGCCGGCGGCTTCTGTATGAATGAAGAGATGGTGCGTAAATATGCCCCCACCTTCGACTGTGGGCTGACCCCCATCGGCAACCCCGGCGACACCGGCAGCGGCATACTGATGGGACAAGGTGTGGGCGCCGCCACGGTAAACATGCACGAGTGTTTCGTCAGCCTGCCCTACTACCCGCCATCGAGCCTGACCTACGGGATTTTGATCAACGATAAAGGCCAGCGCTTTATCAATGAAGACTGCTACCACGGTCGCGTGGGCTATAACACACTGCTGGAGCAGCGCAATTCCAAACGTATCTACTTGGTCACCGATGTCGCCGGCTACGGCGATTACGAAAAAATGAGTTACCTGGGCGCGCAGGTCGCCGGCACCGGAGACACCATCGAAGAGCTCGAGGGCGAACTGGAACTCCCCGCCGGCAGCCTTGACTACACCCTCTCGTCATACAATCGCCACGCCGCAGAAGGTCAAGACCCCAGTTATCACAAATCCGCAGAGTGGCTCCGTCCCATCGAAGCCCCCTATGTTGCACTGGATTGCACACTGGGGCGCGGCCCCTTCTACCCCTTCTTTACTTTGGGGGGACTGGATTCTTTGCCAACAGGTGAAGTGCTCAACACCGGCGGCGAGGTCATAGCCGGCCTCTATGCCGCCGGACGCACCACGGCAGGTATTCCCCGCACGGCATCCGGCTACGCCAGCGGCATGTCGGTGGGCGATGCCACCTACTTTGGCAGACTGGCTGGCCAAACAGCCGCCAAACGCGACTGCTAA
- a CDS encoding choice-of-anchor I family protein, whose product MQFKLAPLALLLTTALTLSACGGDDGDRGPQGLPGQDGANGAPGDQGPQGDQGPQGEQGPQGEQGPQGPAGEDASASTISLSFLGRYETGQFDESAAEIVDFDPATQRAFVVNANSGQIDVLDASSPATPTLINSLDVAADVASAVAGLDAADLGAANSVAVKGDRIAVAIEADIKQDKGYIAFYSTNGTFVSAVEAGALPDMVTFTPDGNKVLAANEGEPNGDYSVDPEGSITIIDVSGGIAALSAANVTQLSLNSATLVGDVRISAKSASQGQDLEPEYIAVSEDSQTAYVILQENNAVAEIDLATDTVTRIVGLGYKDFSIPGNELDASNRDDIVNIRNWPVFGVYMPDGADAYTVNGTTYLVTANEGDGREYLTDAADEADCTAQGGFDFDDGDCFHYLDEVRIKDINDDFGATFDPDLLARLPANFEEDEQLGRLKVITDLGTSGTCASLATTGQPGADCTYEALYAYGARSFTIWNTNTMQPVFDSGNAFEVITANRYGLFGFNASNDDNEGDDRSDDKGPEPEAVEIGVVDGKTYAFIGLERVGGIMVYNISNPEAPIFVQFINERDFSIADAEDDFELVGDLGPEAIKFVSQADSPTSRPMLIVGNEVTGTTAFYDIEVLH is encoded by the coding sequence ATGCAGTTCAAACTAGCGCCGTTAGCATTGCTGCTGACGACAGCTCTGACGCTAAGCGCCTGTGGCGGTGACGACGGGGACCGCGGGCCGCAAGGGCTACCGGGACAGGACGGCGCCAACGGTGCGCCGGGTGACCAAGGACCGCAGGGGGATCAAGGCCCACAGGGCGAGCAGGGCCCCCAAGGTGAGCAAGGCCCACAAGGACCTGCCGGCGAAGATGCCTCTGCGTCGACGATATCCCTTTCTTTCCTGGGTCGCTACGAAACTGGTCAATTCGACGAATCCGCCGCTGAGATCGTCGATTTCGACCCGGCAACACAGCGTGCGTTTGTGGTTAACGCCAACTCTGGTCAAATTGACGTGCTGGATGCGTCGTCGCCAGCGACACCCACCCTGATTAACTCCCTGGATGTCGCCGCGGATGTGGCAAGCGCCGTTGCAGGCCTCGACGCCGCTGACCTCGGCGCCGCAAACAGCGTTGCGGTAAAAGGTGACCGGATCGCTGTGGCTATCGAAGCCGACATTAAACAGGATAAGGGTTATATCGCCTTTTATTCCACCAATGGCACCTTTGTTTCTGCTGTGGAAGCGGGCGCCCTCCCCGATATGGTGACCTTTACCCCCGATGGCAATAAGGTGTTGGCCGCCAACGAAGGTGAACCCAACGGCGATTACTCGGTCGACCCTGAAGGCTCGATTACGATTATTGACGTGTCCGGTGGCATCGCTGCTTTAAGCGCCGCAAACGTGACTCAACTTAGCCTCAATAGCGCGACGCTGGTCGGCGATGTGCGTATCTCTGCAAAATCGGCCTCTCAGGGACAAGATTTGGAACCCGAGTACATCGCCGTATCAGAAGATAGCCAAACCGCTTACGTTATCCTGCAGGAAAACAACGCGGTGGCCGAGATTGACCTGGCCACAGACACCGTGACCCGCATTGTCGGGCTGGGCTACAAGGACTTCTCCATCCCCGGCAATGAGCTGGATGCCAGTAACCGGGACGACATCGTTAACATCCGCAACTGGCCGGTATTTGGCGTATACATGCCCGATGGCGCCGACGCCTATACTGTTAACGGCACAACCTATCTGGTTACCGCCAATGAGGGAGATGGTCGCGAGTACCTGACAGATGCGGCGGATGAAGCGGATTGCACCGCACAGGGTGGTTTTGATTTCGACGACGGCGATTGCTTTCACTATTTGGATGAAGTTCGCATCAAGGATATCAATGACGACTTCGGCGCCACCTTTGATCCCGACCTGCTGGCCCGCCTCCCGGCAAACTTTGAAGAGGACGAGCAACTGGGTCGCCTGAAAGTCATCACCGACTTGGGCACCAGCGGCACCTGCGCATCTCTTGCCACAACCGGACAGCCAGGCGCCGACTGCACCTATGAAGCGCTCTATGCCTATGGCGCCCGCTCATTCACAATCTGGAACACCAACACCATGCAGCCGGTGTTTGACTCAGGCAACGCCTTTGAAGTCATCACCGCTAATCGCTACGGCCTGTTCGGTTTTAACGCCAGCAACGACGACAACGAGGGTGACGACCGTTCAGACGATAAAGGCCCTGAGCCAGAAGCGGTTGAAATTGGTGTTGTTGACGGCAAGACCTACGCTTTTATTGGCCTGGAGCGGGTTGGCGGCATCATGGTCTACAACATCAGCAACCCCGAAGCCCCGATCTTCGTTCAGTTCATTAACGAGCGCGACTTCAGTATTGCCGATGCGGAGGATGACTTTGAGCTGGTCGGCGACCTGGGCCCTGAAGCCATCAAGTTTGTCAGCCAGGCTGATAGCCCAACCAGTCGCCCGATGTTAATCGTCGGCAACGAGGTCACCGGCACAACAGCCTTCTACGACATTGAGGTTCTTCACTAA